Proteins found in one Pseudomonas mosselii genomic segment:
- a CDS encoding UvrD-helicase domain-containing protein yields MQWTHEQSPIIQSEAPKLLIQAGAGSGKTTTLVGYAQHHTRLRILYLCYNKSVEIAARGRFPRNVVNKTAHGLAYAVYGTQFSHKQTNNLRLTDIARALDTQDWELVRDVLTTLNNYMASADDLIERCHFPRFRDRPMLTSAQERYLNQALVAAMSIWKRMTDLQDTAVQITHDGYLKLYQLSKPDLSQRFDCVLLDEGQDVNPVIADIVRIQRIRKVAVGDRHQQIYRFRGAEDALNASWMAGAEKHYLTQSFRFGPAVAHVANIILSYKGETRKLQGLGEKTLVKKALPAGLPHRTYIHRTVIGVIENSLCLVTEKPKIYWVGGIDSYSVRDLEDLFYFSRQQRDLVQNKKLLRDYRDYGQYVEIAEVSQDSEMIRSIKIINMYPDLPQRILALRSCTVDQELDATITLTSAHKSKGLEWDFVGLFDDFTSDPLSPDIDPGRRDDELNLLYVAVTRAMKILAINSLVLSIMERYVDALAPGARQARG; encoded by the coding sequence ATGCAATGGACACACGAGCAGTCGCCAATCATCCAGTCGGAAGCCCCGAAACTCCTTATCCAGGCCGGCGCTGGCAGTGGCAAGACCACAACGCTGGTGGGCTACGCGCAACACCACACCCGTCTGCGGATTCTCTATCTCTGTTACAACAAGTCGGTCGAGATCGCCGCGCGTGGCCGATTTCCGCGCAACGTGGTGAACAAAACTGCGCACGGCCTGGCCTACGCCGTCTATGGCACACAGTTCAGCCATAAGCAGACCAACAACTTGCGACTGACCGATATCGCCCGAGCGCTTGATACGCAGGACTGGGAGCTGGTCAGGGACGTGCTAACCACCCTCAACAACTATATGGCCAGCGCCGACGACCTGATCGAGCGCTGCCACTTTCCACGGTTCCGTGACCGCCCGATGCTTACCTCCGCCCAGGAGCGCTACCTGAACCAGGCGCTGGTAGCAGCGATGAGCATCTGGAAGCGCATGACTGACCTGCAGGACACAGCGGTGCAGATCACGCATGACGGATACCTGAAGCTGTACCAGTTGAGCAAACCCGACCTGAGCCAGCGCTTCGACTGTGTCCTGCTCGATGAGGGACAGGACGTAAACCCCGTCATCGCTGACATTGTGCGCATTCAGCGTATTCGCAAGGTGGCCGTGGGTGATCGTCATCAGCAGATCTATCGCTTTCGAGGGGCGGAAGACGCTCTAAATGCCAGCTGGATGGCCGGGGCGGAGAAGCACTACCTGACCCAGAGCTTCAGATTTGGGCCTGCAGTCGCCCATGTCGCCAACATCATCCTGTCCTACAAGGGAGAAACCAGGAAGCTGCAGGGACTGGGCGAGAAGACATTGGTGAAGAAGGCGTTGCCGGCCGGGCTGCCGCACAGGACATACATTCATCGGACCGTTATCGGGGTGATTGAAAACTCACTGTGCCTGGTCACCGAGAAGCCCAAAATCTACTGGGTTGGCGGCATTGACAGCTATTCAGTACGCGACCTCGAAGATCTGTTCTATTTCAGTCGCCAACAGCGCGATCTGGTCCAGAACAAAAAGCTGCTCCGTGACTACCGAGACTATGGCCAGTACGTGGAAATCGCCGAGGTTAGCCAGGACAGCGAGATGATCCGGTCCATCAAGATCATCAACATGTATCCGGATCTGCCTCAGCGAATCTTGGCCCTGCGCTCATGCACCGTGGACCAAGAGCTGGATGCAACTATCACCCTCACCTCTGCCCACAAGTCGAAAGGCCTGGAGTGGGACTTCGTCGGGCTCTTCGACGACTTCACGTCGGACCCGCTCTCACCTGACATCGATCCAGGTCGACGAGATGATGAGTTGAACCTCCTGTACGTTGCCGTCACCCGGGCGATGAAGATCCTCGCCATCAACAGTCTGGTGCTGTCCATCATGGAACGCTACGTGGACGCTCTCGCCCCAGGAGCGCGTCAAGCGCGCGGCTGA
- a CDS encoding integrative conjugative element protein, RAQPRD family yields the protein MLLGALISVSGGFSLIPSAQAAGASEQANIEVMIRQLNALEDSARRSATIASEPGQRYYFDYERLAGDIQRVRQGLQEYLTPSRAQPRDPAELAGKYTLTGGRMP from the coding sequence ATCCTGCTTGGCGCGCTGATCAGCGTCAGCGGCGGCTTTTCACTAATACCGAGCGCTCAGGCGGCCGGTGCATCAGAACAGGCCAACATCGAGGTGATGATCCGGCAGCTGAACGCGCTGGAGGACTCGGCGCGGCGCAGCGCCACGATCGCCAGCGAACCTGGCCAGCGCTACTACTTCGACTATGAACGTCTGGCTGGCGACATCCAGCGCGTTCGCCAGGGCCTGCAAGAGTACCTGACCCCAAGTCGCGCACAGCCGCGAGATCCGGCAGAGCTGGCTGGGAAATACACCCTCACCGGCGGGCGGATGCCATGA
- a CDS encoding TIGR03758 family integrating conjugative element protein has product MSGTQVAAFNAASGVTPQASTVLFVGTVIALSTLWGAWALYSIYRGWATQNIDRNIAAASTVKVIVLLLILATLVLS; this is encoded by the coding sequence ATGAGCGGCACTCAAGTCGCAGCTTTCAACGCTGCAAGCGGGGTCACCCCCCAGGCCAGCACCGTGCTGTTCGTAGGCACCGTCATCGCACTGTCGACCCTGTGGGGTGCCTGGGCGCTGTACAGCATCTACCGGGGCTGGGCGACTCAGAACATCGACAGAAACATTGCAGCCGCGTCGACCGTCAAGGTCATCGTCCTGCTGCTGATCCTCGCCACACTCGTTCTCAGCTAG
- a CDS encoding TIGR03745 family integrating conjugative element membrane protein, with protein sequence MGLHPIIAAAALPGAQAPTRGEGTSWLQTIQNYGYDGFMLIGLFLLGAMMVGVASHAYGVYHDIHEGKKKWRDLGLTAVVGICLIGVGIFMVTKATGVL encoded by the coding sequence ATGGGCCTGCACCCAATCATTGCCGCTGCCGCATTACCAGGAGCACAAGCCCCAACACGCGGCGAGGGAACCAGCTGGCTGCAAACCATCCAGAACTACGGTTACGACGGTTTCATGCTGATCGGTCTCTTCCTGCTCGGAGCCATGATGGTGGGGGTCGCCTCCCATGCCTACGGCGTTTACCACGATATCCATGAGGGCAAGAAAAAGTGGCGAGACCTGGGGCTCACCGCTGTGGTCGGGATCTGCCTGATCGGCGTCGGCATCTTCATGGTCACCAAAGCTACTGGCGTCCTCTAA
- a CDS encoding TIGR03750 family conjugal transfer protein, with amino-acid sequence MAETTYLKDGTLDFLPHNLNRQPIVMGGLTADEMWGTVGACGGAGVILGIPVSFLFGNPALFIACALVGGALGLTVASRILRKMKRGRPDTWFYRQLQFYKAQHLPFLGGPQLVIRKGAWTCRRTGK; translated from the coding sequence ATGGCTGAGACCACTTACCTGAAGGATGGAACGCTCGATTTCCTTCCCCACAACCTTAATAGGCAGCCCATCGTCATGGGAGGTCTCACTGCGGATGAAATGTGGGGAACGGTCGGTGCTTGTGGGGGGGCCGGCGTGATTCTGGGCATCCCCGTGTCGTTCTTGTTCGGCAACCCAGCTCTCTTCATCGCTTGCGCTCTTGTAGGTGGAGCTCTGGGCTTGACCGTGGCAAGCCGGATCCTCCGGAAGATGAAACGCGGCCGCCCGGATACATGGTTTTACCGCCAGCTCCAGTTCTACAAGGCTCAACACCTCCCCTTCCTCGGTGGCCCCCAGTTGGTCATCCGGAAGGGAGCGTGGACATGCCGTCGTACAGGAAAGTAG
- a CDS encoding PFL_4703 family integrating conjugative element protein: MSFRKRVDAQQAHILSLRIAVIVLGAVSLFAFYGWHKAPEDLTVHVPPDLRSGSTRKWWEVPPENVYAFGFYIFQQMQRWEKNGDDDYQDNIERLASYVTPGCKEYLQKDYEMRRNAGELRRRERNVSEIPGHGLTDPGVLRVEEIGINDWTVNLDLLADESVNGERVKRAMTRYPLSIVRADVNPEKNPFGLMWNCYASNPQRIEVDLQAAGVKP, encoded by the coding sequence ATGAGTTTTCGAAAACGAGTGGATGCTCAGCAAGCACACATTCTCAGCTTGCGAATCGCGGTAATTGTGCTGGGCGCAGTCAGCCTGTTCGCGTTTTACGGCTGGCACAAAGCCCCCGAAGACCTGACCGTGCATGTGCCGCCGGACCTCCGCTCCGGCAGTACTCGCAAATGGTGGGAGGTGCCACCAGAAAACGTGTATGCCTTCGGGTTCTATATCTTCCAGCAGATGCAGCGCTGGGAGAAGAACGGGGACGACGACTACCAAGACAACATCGAGCGTCTGGCGTCCTACGTGACCCCTGGCTGCAAGGAGTACCTGCAGAAAGACTACGAGATGCGCCGTAACGCCGGTGAGCTGCGCCGCCGTGAACGGAATGTCTCAGAAATCCCGGGCCACGGGTTGACCGACCCTGGCGTGCTACGCGTGGAAGAAATCGGAATCAACGATTGGACAGTCAATCTGGATCTACTCGCTGACGAGTCGGTGAACGGCGAGCGGGTCAAGCGTGCAATGACGCGTTATCCACTGTCCATCGTCCGGGCCGACGTCAATCCAGAGAAAAATCCGTTCGGGTTGATGTGGAACTGCTATGCGTCCAACCCGCAGCGCATCGAGGTTGATCTGCAAGCAGCCGGGGTGAAACCATGA
- a CDS encoding TIGR03749 family integrating conjugative element protein, which produces MNLRACLLVLGLSAVANVKAVELLLWDRIPMAIPLIVGQERIVFVDQNVRVGMPPQLVGQLRVQSTGGAVYLLASQEIPPTRLQLQNVATGEIMLVDIAATPAAEGQAKLEPAKIVAGAAPSTYYGDTTSTRAPTKRSATSEEEEEDVPPAPRHETPAPVALTRYAAQMLYAPLRTVEPVAGISQVRVDRALDLSTLLPVLPVEASVLGAWRLDNSYVTAVKLRNLSAQQLTMNATELMGNFSTATFQHPYLGARGNASDTTTLYLVTQGKGLKEALLPSSVSQIDPKAGGRRGQSEK; this is translated from the coding sequence ATGAATCTGCGCGCGTGCCTCCTTGTTCTGGGCCTCTCTGCAGTTGCCAATGTGAAAGCGGTAGAGCTGCTGCTGTGGGACCGTATCCCCATGGCAATCCCGCTGATTGTCGGTCAAGAGCGCATTGTGTTCGTCGACCAGAACGTGCGGGTAGGCATGCCTCCGCAGCTTGTTGGCCAACTGCGGGTCCAGAGCACTGGCGGCGCCGTCTACCTGCTGGCCAGCCAAGAAATTCCACCGACCAGGCTGCAACTGCAGAATGTGGCCACTGGCGAGATCATGCTGGTGGATATTGCGGCGACACCAGCGGCAGAGGGCCAAGCCAAGCTCGAACCCGCGAAGATCGTCGCCGGCGCGGCCCCTTCTACCTACTACGGCGATACCACCTCGACGCGAGCTCCGACGAAGCGATCCGCGACGTCGGAGGAGGAGGAGGAGGATGTTCCGCCGGCACCGCGACATGAGACACCTGCGCCGGTGGCCCTGACCCGCTATGCGGCGCAAATGCTGTACGCCCCACTCCGGACCGTTGAGCCTGTCGCCGGCATCAGCCAGGTGCGTGTTGATCGAGCCCTGGACCTCAGCACCTTGTTGCCGGTATTACCGGTGGAAGCATCGGTGCTGGGGGCTTGGCGCCTCGACAACAGCTATGTCACGGCAGTCAAACTCAGAAACCTGAGTGCCCAGCAGTTGACGATGAATGCAACAGAGCTGATGGGCAACTTCTCCACGGCGACATTCCAGCACCCGTACCTCGGAGCTCGTGGAAATGCCAGCGATACCACCACGCTTTACCTGGTCACACAAGGAAAGGGGCTGAAAGAGGCCCTGCTGCCGTCTTCGGTCAGCCAAATTGATCCGAAAGCAGGAGGGCGCCGTGGGCAGTCTGAAAAGTAA
- a CDS encoding TIGR03752 family integrating conjugative element protein, with protein MGSLKSNPLLKYLLIPVLIGALIIVFKGGSKKEEPKAPEDKPIIIGGDTARKLGVDGDTPADTLRTVVAESREVKDQIAKVLTDNKELKDQNAELQLRLSRIDQNVDNKLNDAKGELQEQVKNQSVGLLDQFQRQLDNLSQNPNAAGQDLPIGLGVMPGDGAGFDKGTKSNGLVWVEPTDATALDASGKPLQPGSAQTASSFNFPTSFGSTLDKGQTVLSATAQNVGADLSPQDARKQVRKAYTLPQNSTLMGSVAMSALIGRVPIDGTVNDPFPFKVLIGPDNLTANGIEIPDVVGAVASGTASGDWTLSCVRGQVRSLTFVFADGTVRSFPAPAEEANGSQNNNQNSSNGNGQPAIQGGLGWISDSYGIPCISGERRSNAKEYLTNQSLVTAAGAGIAKLLKADEQNSSTTFSSGGTSFGTTGSSGNSAMGAILTGGVSDIRSWMNKLYGEAFAAVYVQPGAKVAVHLDQQLAIDYEIKGRKVDYNAGANHVSANLD; from the coding sequence GTGGGCAGTCTGAAAAGTAATCCACTCCTCAAGTACCTGCTCATCCCCGTGCTGATCGGCGCGCTCATCATCGTGTTCAAGGGGGGGAGTAAAAAAGAGGAGCCGAAGGCTCCTGAAGATAAACCGATCATCATCGGAGGCGACACCGCACGCAAGCTAGGGGTGGACGGTGATACTCCGGCCGACACCCTCCGCACGGTGGTCGCTGAAAGTCGGGAGGTGAAAGACCAGATCGCGAAGGTGCTGACCGACAACAAGGAACTGAAGGACCAGAATGCAGAGCTCCAGCTCCGGCTTTCGCGCATAGATCAGAATGTCGACAACAAGCTGAATGATGCGAAGGGCGAGCTGCAGGAGCAGGTGAAGAACCAGAGCGTGGGCCTGTTGGACCAGTTCCAGCGTCAGTTGGATAACCTATCGCAGAACCCAAATGCCGCTGGGCAGGACCTCCCCATTGGGCTCGGAGTGATGCCAGGTGACGGCGCGGGTTTCGACAAAGGGACGAAGTCCAATGGACTCGTATGGGTTGAACCCACCGATGCCACTGCCTTGGACGCTAGCGGTAAACCCCTTCAGCCCGGCTCCGCCCAGACGGCCAGTAGCTTCAATTTTCCCACCAGCTTTGGGAGCACCCTGGACAAAGGCCAAACAGTTCTCAGCGCGACGGCCCAGAACGTCGGCGCTGATTTGTCTCCCCAGGATGCCCGCAAGCAAGTACGCAAAGCCTATACCTTGCCCCAGAACTCGACCTTGATGGGGTCGGTGGCCATGTCGGCGCTCATTGGCCGCGTACCGATCGATGGAACAGTCAATGATCCCTTCCCTTTCAAGGTCCTGATCGGTCCGGACAACCTCACCGCAAACGGCATCGAGATACCTGACGTCGTCGGTGCTGTTGCCAGCGGTACCGCATCAGGCGACTGGACATTGTCCTGCGTGCGCGGGCAAGTCCGGAGCCTGACGTTCGTCTTCGCAGATGGCACGGTCCGATCGTTCCCTGCCCCGGCAGAAGAGGCCAACGGCAGCCAGAACAACAACCAGAACAGCAGCAACGGTAACGGGCAGCCAGCGATCCAGGGCGGACTCGGCTGGATCAGCGACTCCTACGGCATTCCTTGCATCTCCGGCGAGCGCCGATCCAACGCCAAGGAGTACTTGACCAACCAGTCCCTGGTGACGGCCGCGGGCGCCGGCATCGCCAAACTGTTGAAGGCTGATGAGCAAAATAGCTCCACTACCTTCAGCAGCGGAGGAACTTCATTCGGGACCACGGGCTCCTCGGGGAACTCCGCCATGGGCGCGATTCTGACCGGTGGGGTCAGCGACATCCGCTCCTGGATGAACAAGCTCTACGGCGAAGCTTTCGCCGCCGTGTACGTACAGCCCGGGGCGAAGGTCGCCGTCCACTTGGACCAGCAGCTCGCCATCGACTACGAGATCAAAGGCCGCAAGGTCGATTACAACGCCGGAGCCAACCATGTATCCGCAAACCTTGACTAA
- a CDS encoding TIGR03751 family conjugal transfer lipoprotein, translating into MYPQTLTKPRLQAGAWLVLALILGGCTTDKDELLPHGEANMMDVWQHGTSGGSSGSSNSRMLLDARQELRRPLDEAQVARQQASADAFNRTPQNEIYSQFKRLPNPDLVMYVFPHLAGTDPVPVPGYTTVFPMYQRVQYAMPGERTEEY; encoded by the coding sequence ATGTATCCGCAAACCTTGACTAAGCCCCGCCTGCAGGCCGGCGCCTGGCTCGTGCTCGCCCTCATTCTAGGCGGATGCACGACTGACAAAGACGAGCTGCTCCCCCACGGGGAAGCCAACATGATGGACGTGTGGCAACACGGCACGTCTGGCGGGAGCTCTGGCAGTTCCAACAGCAGAATGTTGCTGGATGCGCGCCAAGAGCTGCGCCGACCGCTCGATGAGGCTCAGGTGGCCCGCCAACAGGCAAGTGCTGACGCCTTCAACCGCACGCCCCAGAACGAAATTTACAGCCAGTTCAAGCGCCTCCCGAACCCTGATCTGGTGATGTACGTGTTCCCACACCTGGCTGGTACGGATCCAGTCCCAGTCCCGGGGTACACCACGGTGTTCCCGATGTATCAACGCGTGCAGTACGCCATGCCAGGCGAGCGGACGGAGGAGTACTGA
- a CDS encoding conjugative transfer ATPase, protein MQFISKLLGKGPATPIEPVLGQPTTDTDLVDDYPATASTVINEEDRQAANDRYIARLESMGIPSPIDWQNPKRRPATKTDVARIYEVNPSFVDMLPWAEYLPEEEAMLLEDGISRAAFFELIPIGTEGRSDDWLQQARDALQGVLQDSFDELESSHWVVQLYAQDETDWTDYLQKLQAYVQPRAENTDFTKLYLALFRHHLESISKPGGLFVDTAVSNLPWRGQTRKVRLVVYRRVKKQDVVVRGQEPAAYLKAICDRLKGSLANAGVTTKRMDGHAIKRWLVGWFNPHPDHLGSTERDIRRFYEEVCQPARELQEGELPVASGTDFSENLFYREPRSDIDSGLWSFDGMPHRVVMLDRLKNAPLTGHLTGETKQADSLNSLFDRLPEDTVLCITMVPTPQDLLEGHLEQLSRKAIGDTQASSHTRDDVETARSLLGRKHKLYRGSVAFFLRGQNKAVLEERTTSLCNVLLGAGMQPVQSQDEVAPLNSYLRWLPCNFDPNENRALDWYTQLMFTQHIANLAPVWGRSTGTGNPGFTLSNRGGAALTFDPLNKLDRQMNAHLFLFGPTGAGKSATANYLIMQAIALYRPRLFIIEAGNSFGLLGDFAKRLGLTVNRVRLAPGSGVSLAPFVDAVQLVKNKDQVKVLDASDVDASDQHLTDALAGMEDEQRDILGELEITARLMITGGESKEDARLTRADRSAIRQCIINAAELCVSKNRPVLTEDISAALQAMASDDKLPESRRNRFMEMAEAMGMFTMGTEAEMFNRPGTAWPEADITIVDLATYAREGYQAQMAIAYISLLNTINNIAERDQFKGRPLIAFTDEGHIPLKVPLLSPYSVKITKMWRKLGAWYWMATQNVDDIPPEASALLNMIEWWICLNMPPDEVEKIARFRELTPAQKTMMLSARKENGKFTEGIVLAKRIEMLFRVVPPSLCLALAMTEPEEKRQRYETMQALGCDELHAALQVAADLDHKRGITPYPITLPESKKAVERVA, encoded by the coding sequence ATGCAGTTCATAAGCAAATTGCTGGGCAAAGGCCCTGCAACGCCTATCGAGCCCGTGCTCGGCCAGCCGACAACCGATACCGACCTTGTCGACGACTATCCCGCAACAGCCAGTACTGTCATCAACGAAGAAGACCGCCAGGCTGCGAATGACCGGTACATAGCTCGCCTGGAGTCCATGGGCATCCCTTCACCCATCGACTGGCAAAACCCTAAACGTCGGCCGGCGACAAAAACTGACGTGGCGAGGATATACGAGGTCAACCCGTCGTTCGTGGACATGCTGCCATGGGCAGAATACCTGCCCGAGGAAGAGGCCATGCTCCTCGAGGATGGCATTTCCAGGGCGGCGTTTTTCGAGTTGATCCCGATCGGGACCGAGGGACGCTCCGACGACTGGCTTCAACAAGCTCGCGATGCGTTGCAAGGTGTCCTGCAGGACAGTTTCGACGAACTCGAGAGCTCTCACTGGGTAGTGCAGCTTTATGCCCAGGACGAAACGGACTGGACCGACTACCTGCAAAAACTCCAGGCCTACGTCCAGCCCCGGGCTGAGAACACGGATTTCACCAAGCTCTACCTCGCGCTGTTCCGCCACCACCTCGAGTCCATCTCCAAGCCAGGTGGATTGTTCGTCGACACGGCAGTCAGCAACCTCCCGTGGCGTGGTCAGACACGGAAAGTCCGCCTGGTGGTGTATCGCCGAGTAAAGAAACAGGACGTCGTGGTGCGCGGCCAGGAGCCTGCCGCCTACCTCAAAGCGATCTGCGACCGTCTTAAAGGATCCCTGGCCAACGCCGGCGTGACAACCAAACGCATGGATGGCCATGCGATCAAGCGTTGGCTCGTAGGCTGGTTCAATCCACACCCAGATCACCTGGGGTCGACTGAGCGCGATATCCGACGTTTCTACGAAGAGGTGTGCCAGCCAGCCCGCGAGTTGCAAGAGGGTGAGCTGCCGGTGGCGAGCGGCACCGACTTCTCGGAGAACTTGTTCTACAGAGAACCGCGCTCGGATATCGACAGCGGTCTCTGGTCGTTCGACGGCATGCCGCACCGGGTTGTGATGCTGGATCGCCTGAAAAATGCCCCCCTCACTGGGCATCTGACCGGTGAGACCAAGCAGGCCGACTCATTGAACTCGCTGTTCGACCGGCTGCCGGAGGATACCGTGTTGTGCATCACCATGGTGCCGACCCCGCAGGATCTGCTGGAAGGGCATCTCGAACAGCTATCCAGGAAGGCTATCGGGGATACCCAGGCGTCCAGTCACACCCGGGATGACGTTGAAACGGCGCGGTCCCTTCTCGGACGAAAGCACAAGCTCTACCGGGGAAGTGTCGCGTTTTTCCTCCGTGGTCAGAATAAAGCCGTGCTCGAGGAGCGCACGACTAGCTTGTGCAACGTGCTCCTCGGCGCCGGCATGCAACCAGTCCAGTCACAGGACGAGGTAGCTCCTCTAAACAGCTACCTGCGCTGGTTGCCATGCAACTTCGACCCGAATGAAAACCGCGCCTTGGATTGGTACACCCAGCTTATGTTCACCCAGCACATCGCCAATCTGGCTCCAGTCTGGGGGCGCTCCACTGGCACAGGTAACCCGGGCTTCACCCTTTCCAATCGAGGGGGGGCAGCGCTGACCTTCGATCCGCTGAACAAGCTCGACCGACAAATGAACGCGCACTTGTTCTTGTTCGGCCCCACCGGCGCGGGTAAATCTGCCACAGCCAACTACCTGATCATGCAGGCCATTGCGCTCTACCGCCCTCGACTCTTCATCATCGAGGCCGGCAACAGCTTCGGCCTGCTGGGCGATTTCGCCAAGCGGCTTGGCCTGACCGTCAACCGGGTACGGCTCGCTCCGGGTAGCGGCGTGAGCCTCGCCCCGTTCGTCGACGCCGTGCAGCTCGTAAAAAACAAGGACCAGGTCAAGGTCTTGGATGCCTCGGACGTGGATGCATCGGACCAGCACCTGACCGACGCACTGGCGGGGATGGAGGACGAACAGAGGGACATCCTGGGCGAGCTGGAGATCACAGCCCGCCTGATGATCACTGGCGGCGAATCGAAGGAGGATGCGCGACTCACTCGGGCCGACCGCAGTGCCATCCGGCAGTGCATCATCAACGCCGCCGAGCTGTGCGTAAGTAAAAACCGTCCGGTGTTGACTGAAGACATCAGCGCAGCGCTGCAGGCGATGGCCAGCGACGACAAGCTCCCTGAAAGCCGGCGCAACCGGTTCATGGAGATGGCCGAGGCCATGGGGATGTTCACCATGGGCACCGAGGCTGAGATGTTCAACCGTCCTGGTACCGCCTGGCCGGAAGCTGACATCACAATCGTCGACTTGGCCACCTACGCTCGTGAGGGCTATCAAGCCCAGATGGCCATCGCCTACATCTCCCTGCTGAACACCATCAACAACATCGCAGAGCGGGACCAGTTCAAAGGCCGACCACTCATTGCCTTCACCGACGAAGGCCACATCCCATTGAAGGTGCCACTGCTCTCCCCGTATTCGGTGAAGATCACCAAGATGTGGCGAAAACTAGGTGCCTGGTACTGGATGGCAACCCAGAACGTTGACGACATCCCTCCAGAAGCATCCGCCCTGCTGAACATGATCGAGTGGTGGATCTGCTTGAACATGCCGCCTGACGAGGTGGAGAAAATCGCGCGTTTTCGTGAGCTCACGCCGGCGCAGAAGACGATGATGCTCTCGGCACGAAAGGAAAACGGCAAGTTCACCGAGGGCATCGTCCTGGCCAAGCGGATCGAGATGCTGTTCCGTGTGGTGCCACCCAGCCTGTGCCTTGCTCTGGCCATGACCGAGCCAGAAGAAAAGCGGCAGCGTTACGAAACCATGCAGGCGCTCGGCTGCGATGAGCTACACGCAGCACTGCAGGTGGCCGCGGACCTGGACCACAAACGCGGTATCACTCCCTATCCCATCACCTTACCCGAATCAAAGAAGGCCGTGGAGCGCGTGGCATGA
- a CDS encoding DsbA family protein: protein MRKNRLKLIVVGIIAITGLGAGWLLAKNNSARPADETWYFGPSSARWVITEYADLECPYCRAYTPQLKRWVSEQENVKLAWHHFPLDSHGPAAVSEARLVQCAGSLGGASAFWEAIDQVLLRTRGNGQGLADELEVPGISAEGLSTCARTRLDIRAAVEQQLAVAKGRGIAATPTIEVTDSLTGHSMRLEGPVDSATLLSVVDDLAAQATASKE, encoded by the coding sequence ATGCGTAAGAACAGGCTCAAACTCATCGTGGTCGGCATCATCGCGATCACTGGCCTCGGCGCTGGCTGGCTGCTGGCAAAGAACAACAGCGCACGCCCCGCCGATGAGACCTGGTATTTCGGTCCGTCCAGTGCCCGCTGGGTGATCACGGAGTACGCCGATCTAGAATGCCCATACTGCAGGGCATACACGCCACAACTGAAGCGATGGGTGAGCGAGCAAGAGAACGTGAAGCTCGCTTGGCATCACTTCCCTCTCGATAGTCATGGCCCTGCAGCAGTATCAGAGGCAAGGCTCGTTCAATGCGCGGGTTCATTGGGCGGGGCTTCGGCGTTCTGGGAAGCGATCGACCAGGTCCTGCTGCGCACACGTGGCAATGGCCAGGGGCTCGCTGATGAGTTGGAGGTACCTGGCATCTCTGCAGAAGGTCTTTCCACTTGCGCGAGGACAAGACTGGATATCCGAGCAGCCGTTGAACAGCAATTGGCTGTGGCCAAGGGCCGGGGCATTGCCGCTACCCCTACGATCGAGGTCACCGACAGTTTGACGGGGCACAGCATGCGCCTGGAAGGTCCCGTGGATAGCGCCACACTGCTGTCGGTCGTGGATGACCTCGCAGCCCAGGCCACTGCGAGCAAGGAGTAG
- a CDS encoding TIGR03757 family integrating conjugative element protein: MFNIPPPSSRVIPLFVAALATGTAHAETWAITDAAHPLTSVPADVRVIKLDDQQRIEEQLSRKLPPNPHQAALAARQLMGTPAGAALMQQLAAAQQGNADAWSVGVSKVPAVVVDRRFVIYGQPDVAAAIQAINQARGR, encoded by the coding sequence ATGTTCAATATCCCCCCGCCTTCATCGCGAGTGATCCCGTTGTTCGTCGCCGCGCTGGCCACCGGTACCGCGCATGCCGAGACCTGGGCCATCACAGACGCGGCGCACCCACTCACCTCCGTACCGGCAGATGTGCGTGTCATCAAGCTCGATGATCAACAGCGCATCGAGGAGCAGTTGTCCAGGAAGCTACCACCCAACCCGCACCAAGCCGCGCTCGCCGCTAGGCAACTAATGGGCACGCCGGCCGGAGCTGCCCTTATGCAACAGCTAGCTGCCGCTCAGCAGGGCAATGCCGATGCCTGGAGTGTTGGGGTCTCGAAGGTGCCGGCAGTCGTTGTCGATCGCCGGTTTGTGATCTACGGCCAACCCGACGTGGCTGCTGCCATTCAGGCAATCAACCAGGCAAGGGGACGATGA